From one Rosa rugosa chromosome 4, drRosRugo1.1, whole genome shotgun sequence genomic stretch:
- the LOC133742583 gene encoding probable inactive ATP-dependent zinc metalloprotease FTSHI 1, chloroplastic — translation MASIDILNSPRLYIPKPHSHFKSLAHSKHLNLITRIQKQPAFPRRSLTVLCSLSGDASKAPDDDFVTRVLKENPSQIEPRYLIGEKFYTLKEKESLSKKSNVGFAELLAKRLNFNKAELKRQSGEAQSGSGVKKNEEAVFLNDILREYKGKLYVPEQIFGTELPEEDEFEKSLEALPKMSFEDFQKAMKNDKVDLLTSKEVKGASYGSRDFIVDLKEIPGEKSLHRTKWAMRLDEGEALALLEEYTGPRYVIERHTTSSVGSLPQYPHPVASSISSRMMVELGVVTALMVAAAVVVGGFLASAVFAVTSFVFVSTVYVVWPIVKPFIRLFLGLVFGILERVWENMVDFFSDGGIFSKLYDFYTFGGVSASLEMLKPITIVLLTMVLLVRFTLSRRPKNFRKWDLWQGIDFSRSKAEARVDGSTGVKFGDVAGIDEAVEELQELVKYLKNPELFDKMGIKPPHGVLLEGPPGCGKTLVAKAIAGEAGVPFYQMAGSEFVEVLVGVGSARIRDLFKRAKVNKPSVIFIDEIDALATRRQGIFKESGDQLYNAATQERETTLNQLLIELDGFDTGKGVIFLAATNRRDLLDPALLRPGRFDRKIKIRPPGPKGRLEILKIHASKVKMSESVDLSSYALNLPGWTGAKLAQLVQEAALVAVRKGHDSIYRSDLDDAVDRLTVGPKRVGIDLGHQGQCRRATTEVGVALTSHLLRQYENAEVESCDRISIIPRGQTLSQVVFDRLDDEAYMFERRPQLLHRLQVLLGGRAAEEVIYGRDTSRASVDYLADASWLARKILTVWNLENPMVIHGEPPPWRKKPKFVGPRLDFEGSLYDDYGLIEPPVNFNLDDQVAQRTEELVESMYEKTLSLLKRHHAALLKTVKVLLEHKEISGEEIDFILNKYPPQTPVKLLLEEENPGSLDFMKQEEKRELRFALPTRQKGETL, via the exons ATGGCATCCATTGACATTCTAAACTCACCCAGGCTTTACATTCCCAAACCCCACAGCCACTTCAAATCTCTAGCTCACTCAAAGCACCTCAATTTGATAACAAGAATTCAAAAGCAGCCAGCTTTCCCTCGCCGGTCACTCACCGTCCTCTGCTCACTGTCCGGTGACGCTAGCAAAGCCCCTGACGATGATTTTGTGACCAGGGTCTTGAAGGAGAACCCAAGCCAGATTGAACCCAGGTACTTGATTGGTGAAAAGTTTTATACTTTGAAGGAAAAAGAGAGTTTGAGCAAGAAATCCAATGTGGGTTTTGCTGAACTCTTGGCAAAGAGGTTGAATTTCAATAAGGCAGAGCTGAAGAGACAGAGCGGTGAGGCTCAAAGTGGTAGTGGAGTGAAGAAGAATGAGGAGGCTGTGTttttgaatgatattttgaggGAGTACAAGGGGAAGCTCTATGTGCCTGAGCAAATTTTCGGAACGGAGTTGCCGgaggaagatgaatttgagaaGAGTTTGGAGGCATTGCCCAAGATGAGCTTTGAGGATTTTCAGAAAGCTATGAAGAATGATAAGGTTGACTTGTTGACTTCTAAGGAAGTTAAGGGTGCTTCTTATGGGTCCAGGGATTTCATTGTTGATTTGAAGGAGATCCCAGGAGAGAAGAGCTTGCATAGAACCAAATG GGCAATGAGGCTGGATGAGGGTGAAGCTCTGGCTCTTTTGGAGGAGTATACGGGTCCAAGATATGTGATAGAAAGACATACCACG TCTTCCGTTGGAAGCTTACCACAGTACCCTCATCCGGTGGCGTCTTCCATATCGAGCAGAATGATGGTAGAGCTTGGAGTGGTAACAGCCTTAATGGTTGCTGCTGCAGTTGTTGTTGGAGGATTCCTGGCGTCTGCAGTATTTGCTGTTACCAGTTTCGTGTTTGTGTCAACTGTATATGTTGTGTGGCCTATAGTCAAGCCGTTTATCAGGCTTTTTCTTGGTCTCGTCTTTGGTATTTTGGAGAGAGTATGGGAAAATATGGTTGATTTTTTCAGTGATGGAGGAATTTTCTCTAAATTATATGATTTTTACACTTTTGGTGGTGTCTCTGCCAGCCTTGAGATGTTAAAGCCAATTACAATTGTCCTTTTGACTATGGTCCTTCTTGTCCGTTTCACACTCTCAAGAAGACCTAAGAACTTCAGGAAGTGG GATCTGTGGCAAGGGATTGATTTTTCACGGTCTAAAGCAGAAGCTCGTGTTGAT GGATCAACTGGAGTCAAGTTTGGTGATGTGGCAGGGATTGATGAAGCAGTAGAGGAACTCCAGGAG TTGGTGAAGTACTTGAAGAACCCAGAACTGTTTGATAAAATGGGAATAAAGCCTCCTCATGGAGTTCTTTTAGAGGGCCCACCTGGATGTGGCAAG ACCTTGGTTGCTAAAGCCATAGCCGGGGAGGCTGGTGTTCCATTTTACCAAATGGCAGGATCTGAGTTTGTTGAAGTTTTAGTTGGTGTTGGGTCTGCTCGTATTAGAGATCTATTCAAAAGAGCCAAG GTGAACAAACCATCAGTTATTTTCATTGATGAAATTGATGCATTGGCTACCAG GCGTCAAGGGATTTTCAAAGAATCCGGCGACCAACTGTATAATGCAGCCACTCAAGAGAGGGAAACTACACTAAACCAGCTCTTAATAGAACTTGATGGGTTTGATACTGGTAAAGGTGTTATCTTCTTAGCTGCTACAAATCGCCGGGATTTGCTAGACCCTGCACTTCTACGTCCAGGTCGTTTTGATCGCAAG ATAAAGATTCGTCCTCCTGGTCCAAAGGGAAGATTGGAGATTTTAAAAATCCATGCAAGCAAAGTTAAAATGTCAGAATCTGTTGATTTGTCCAGCTATGCATTGAACTTACCTG GATGGACGGGGGCAAAGTTGGCACAGCTGGTCCAAGAGGCTGCACTTGTTGCAGTAAGGAAGGGGCATGATTCAATTTATCGGTCAGACTTGGATGATGCAGTTGATAGACTTACAGTAGGACCGAAACGGGTTGGAATCGATTTGGGTCATCAGGGACAATGCCGTCGAGCTACTACTGAAGTTGGAGTTGCATTGACTTCTCACCTGCTTAGGCAATATGAGAATGCAGAAGTTGAGTCCTGTGATCGCATTTCAATCATTCCTCGTGGCCAG ACACTGTCGCAAGTTGTATTTGATCGTCTTGATGATGAAGCATACATGTTTGAGCGTCGGCCACAATTGTTGCATCGCCTTCAG GTTTTACTTGGAGGGAGGGCTGCTGAAGAGGTCATATATGGACGGGACACATCAAGGGCATCAGTTGACTACCTTGCTGATGCATCTTGGCTTGCTCGTAAAATCTTAACTGT TTGGAATTTGGAGAATCCAATGGTCATACATGGAGAGCCACCCCCTTGGAGGAAGAAACCCAAGTTTGTCGGCCCTCGTCTGGACTTTGAGGGATCATTGTACGATGACTATGGCCTGATTGAACCACCAGTGAACTTCAATTTAGATGATCAGGTTGCACAAAGGACTGAAGAGCTGGTAGAGAGCATGTATGAAAAAACGCTTTCTTTGCTAAAGCGGCATCATGCAGCCTTGCTTAAAACCGTGAAA GTTCTTCTCGAACACAAGGAAATCAGCGGTGAAGAAATTGATTTTATACTGAACAAGTATCCTCCCCAAACACCCGTGAAACTTTTATTAGAGGAAGAAAATCCTGGTAGCCTGGACTTCATGAAACAGGAAGAGAAACGTGAGTTACGGTTTGCCCTTCCAACCCGCCAAAAAGGCGAAACCTTATAA
- the LOC133742584 gene encoding SUN domain-containing protein 5, whose protein sequence is MKKPRHGSLHIKIQSNDNSDTKDKGDKNNKSSNHYNNNKGKSFYELSLSLIFSLWCLVVLFYSKLGLGHGNGGNISGPSNRTTHCPGVYKGKHGEHAYSFVANGGENKTNGMLLDYNSSESCNGTAVGHNLPVSKYSLPETNGLEKIVWRVLGYSSLVCELNQEQEEHNRNCPGQCVNRTSHSTYLNLDEFRNITKQEKDRVMPSQLVNITHGLEPDGTEYNYASESKGAKVVSHNKEAKGASNILGKDHDKYLRNPCSVEGKFVIIELAEETLVDAVKIANFEHYSSNFKEFKLSGSLSYPTEAWSPLGSFVAANSKHAQTFKLPEPKWVRYLKLDLLSHYGAEFYCTLSVLEVYGINAIERMLEDLIVESAESATNKLPEPNATVISSTKEEVGPTDRKTSSDSQNGIGAAVGIQNTEEAQRANSDASKNSVTTNKIPDPVMTVRQQPNGRIPGDSVLKILMQKVRSLELNLSVLEEFIKELNRRQGDVLPELGKEILRISLLLEQSKMEIKDLMQWKETMEKQMSDLELWKAAVSSQLNALVRENNLLRLDFEKVVNDQASLESKELAILAVSLFFLCFAILQLVSFQILTFFRTSQPDNGCRKSRGWVLVIVSSSMTIFITLIYS, encoded by the exons atgaagaagCCTCGCCACGGTTCCTTACATATCAAAATCCAAAGCAACGACAACTCTGACACCAAGGACAAAGGAGACAAAAACAACAAGAGCAGCAACCACTACAACAACAATAAAGGGAAGAGCTTCTATGAGCTCTCTCTGTCTTTGATCTTCTCTCTCTGGTGTCTTGTTGTCTTGTTCTACTCTAAGCTTGGTCTTGGCCATGGCAATGGAG GGAATATTTCAGGTCCGAGTAACAGAACTACACATTGTCCTGGTGTTTACAAGGGTAAGCATGGTGAGCATGCATATTCATTTGTGGCAAATGGAGGCGAAAATAAGACAAATGGGATGCTTTTAGATTATAATTCGTCTGAAAGTTGTAATGGTACTGCTGTTGGTCACAACTTGCCAGTTTCGAAGTACTCACTGCCGGAGACAAATGGATTAGAGAAGATAGTTTGGAGAGTTTTGGGTTATAGCAGTTTGGTCTGTGAACTCAACCAAGAACAAGAAGAGCATAACAGAAACTGTCCAGGACAATGTGTGAATAGAACTTCTCACTCTACCTATCTCAATCTTGATGAATTTCGAAACATAACAAAGCAAGAGAAAGACCGTGTAATGCCTAGTCAGCTTGTTAACATTACCCATGGGCTCGAACCTGATGGAACGGAGTACAACTATGCCTCGGAATCCAAGGGGGCAAAGGTGGTGTCTCACAACAAGGAAGCAAAAGGAGCAAGTAACATATTAGGCAAGGATCACGATAAATACCTCAGAAACCCTTGTTCCGTAGAGGGAAAGTTTGTTATAATTGAGCTCGCAGAGGAGACTCTGGTAGATGCTGTCAAAATTGCAAATTTTGAGCACTACTCTTCTAATTTCAAGGAATTTAAATTGTCTGGCAGTTTAAGCTATCCAACAGAAGCATGGTCACCGCTGGGTAGCTTTGTTGCTGCTAATAGTAAGCATGCTCAAACCTTTAAGCTTCCTGAACCCAAATGGGTGAGATACCTAAAGTTGGATTTACTAAGCCACTATGGAGCAGAGTTTTACTGCACACTTAGTGTTCTAGAGGTGTATGGTATTAATGCAATCGAAAGAATGCTTGAAGATCTCATTGTGGAGTCTGCAGAATCTGCAACCAACAAGTTGCCAGAGCCTAATGCAACTGTAATATCTTCTACAAAGGAAGAGGTTGGTCCAACTGACCGGAAAACAAGCAGCGATAGTCAAAATGGGATTGGTGCAGCTGTAGGGATACAAAACACTGAAGAAGCGCAACGAGCCAATTCAGATGCTTCCAAGAATTCAGTAACTACTAACAAGATTCCTGATCCGGTTATGACAGTTAGGCAGCAGCCAAATGGAAGAATTCCTGGTGATTCTGTTCTGAAGATTTTGATGCAGAAGGTGCGGTCACTTGAGCTGAACTTGTCCGTGCTGGAGGAGTTTATCAAAGAATTGAACCGAAGACAAGGCGATGTTTTGCCAGAGCTTGGTAAAGAGATATTAAGAATATCATTGCTGTTGGAGCAAAGCAAAATGGAGATTAAAGATCTCATGCAATGGAAGGAAACTATG GAAAAACAAATGAGTGACCTTGAACTATGGAAAGCTGCTGTCTCGTCTCAATTGAATGCATTGGTCAGGGAAAATAACTTGTTGAG ATTAGATTTTGAAAAGGTTGTAAATGATCAAGCCAGTCTTGAAAGCAAAGAGCTTGCTATTTTAGCAGttagtcttttctttttgtGCTTCGCGATCCTCCAGCTagtttcatttcaaattttgacatttttcagAACCTCTCAGCCTGACAACGGATGCAGGAAAAGTAGAGGTTGGGTTTTAGTCATTGTTAGCAGCAGTATGACAATATTCATAACTTTGATATATAGCTAG
- the LOC133745580 gene encoding F-box protein SKIP8-like: protein MEITSFTLFSSSHTFFVALAFTLLCLFLFLAVLTVRSRPSKPRRSQSDGGSSDDDDKNEKLCNCFCHSNGALSDYSEPVDASHLNGGTEKQTAVTEIETTGASMMEQLVPEITTHALSYLDYPSLCRLSMTNSLMRKAANDDNAWKALYHKDFTSEQDTVTPVNGWKAYYAATRAVVMVNVQFFNFIRDRSLPEMSRLWLNADYVKCVHPSGEFFSGYSAVVQSWQLAFNWEQGVNFQVRDVRARVLTDMAWVTMKTYVGDHLDTGPFSVTNIFEFHNGRWSMVHHHSSVLDEVEHQNA, encoded by the exons ATGGAGATTACTTCCTTTACCCTCTTCTCCTCCTCCCACACCTTCTTTGTAGCCCTCGCTTTCACTCTCCTctgcctcttcctcttcctcgccGTCCTCACCGTCCGATCACGCCCCTCGAAACCCAGGCGCTCCCAATCGGACGGCGGTTCCTCCGACGACGACGACAAAAACGAGAAGCTCTGCAATTGCTTCTGTCACTCTAACGGCGCCCTTTCCGATTACTCGGAACCCGTGGACGCGTCGCACTTGAACGGCGGGACGGAGAAGCAGACGGCCGTTACGGAGATAGAGACGACGGGCGCGTCGATGATGGAGCAGTTGGTTCCGGAGATTACCACCCACGCGCTCAGCTACCTGGACTATCCGAGCCTCTGTAGGCTTTCGATGACCAATTCGCTGATGCGTAAGGCCGCCAATGACGATAATGCTTGGAAAGCTCTGTACCATAAG GACTTTACATCAGAACAGGATACTGTAACTCCAGTTAATGGTTGGAAGGCTTACTATGCTGCTACGAGAGCAGTTGTGATGGTCAATGTTCAATTCTTCAACTTCATCAGAGATAGGTCACTTCCTGAAATGAGTCGTTTATGGCTGAATGCAGATTATGTGAAGTGTGTTCATCCCTCAGGAGAATTCTTTTCAGG GTATAGTGCTGTAGTACAGAGTTGGCAACTCGCCTTTAATTGGGAGCAAGGAGTTAACTTTCAGGTTCGGGATGTGCGTGCTCGTGTTCTGACTGACATGGCTTGGGTCACCATGAAAACCTATGTTGGTGATCACCTGGATACCGGTCCATTCAGTGTGACTAACATCTTTGAGTTCCATAATGGGCGGTGGTCCATGGTGCATCATCACAGCTCTGTGTTGGATGAGGTAGAACACCAGAATGCATAA
- the LOC133745581 gene encoding uncharacterized protein LOC133745581: protein MGTALLSVQAPHHIPLSQFHYTNTTKSWRSFSQTYPLEPKSTILLCSTSSASVVEDTASPPPDDSLAAKSESPIKELPLSACKSCGREEVEKGCNGEGRIQGGIATFPGFGWWPIKAYRPCPGFLESGGRYKRQGQSLDEVAFGRGGKGEN from the exons ATGGGAACAGCCCTTCTCTCAGTCCAAGCACCTCATCACATCCCTCTCTCTCAATTCCATTACACCAACACTACCAAGTCATGGAGGAGCTTCTCTCAGACCTACCCATTAGAACCCAAGTCTACCATCCTTCTCTGCTCAACCTCTTCAGCTTCAGTTGTAGAAGACACTGCTTCTCCTCCACCTGATGATTCACTTGCTGCCAAATCAGAATCCCCCATCAAAGAGCTTCCCCTCAG TGCTTGCAAGTCCTGTGGAAGAGAAGAAGTGGAGAAGGGATGCAATGGTGAAGGAAGGATTCAAGGTGGAATTGCAACATTTCCAGGATTTGGTTGGTGGCCCATAAAGGCTTACAGGCCATGCCCTGGATTTTTGGAATCAGGCGGCCGGTATAAGCGACAAGGACAAAGCCTGGATGAGGTTGCCTTTGGAAGAGGTGGGAAAGGAGAAAACTAG
- the LOC133706706 gene encoding RNA polymerase II transcriptional coactivator KELP: METETQRKIDETVRRILEESDMDQLTESKIRKQASQELALDLNKPPFKAFVNQVVESFLEEQQRKQEQQENDDESKPADDEGGQEREYDDNGDLVICRLSHKRKVTVQEFKGKPLVSLREFFTKEGKELPTSKGISLTEEQWSVFKKNIPAIEKAIQKMESRIN, from the exons ATGGAAACGGAAACCCAACGGAAAATCGATGAAACGGTGCGTCGTATTCTGGAAGAGTCCGACATGGACCAACTGACCGAGTCCAAGATTCGGAAGCAGGCCTCGCAGGAGCTCGCCCTCGACCTCAACAAGCCGCCCTTCAAGGCCTTCGTCAACCAAGTCGTCGAGTCCTTCCTCGAAGAGCAGCAACGCAAACAAGAACAACAAGAAAACGACGACGAGTCCAAACCAGCCGACGACGAGGGCGGCCAGGAGCGCGAGTACGACGACAATGGCGATCTCGTCATTTGCAGG CTTTCGCATAAGAGGAAGGTGACAGTTCAGGAGTTCAAGGGGAAACCATTGGTCTCGTTGAGGGAGTTTTTTACTAAAGAAGGCAAGGAGCTTCCTACTTCTAAAG GAATAAGCTTGACAGAGGAGCAATGGTCAGTATTTAAGAAGAATATACCTGCTATAGAGAAAGCCATCCAGAAGATGGAGTCACGGATCAATTGA